The following proteins are encoded in a genomic region of Dyadobacter sp. UC 10:
- a CDS encoding M16 family metallopeptidase translates to MKKAFLALCVAALGIYCSSSVSAQNLASQKVMLDPNVKTGKLKNGITYYIRRNSEPRNRAELRLAVKAGSVLETDAQQGLAHFMEHMNFNGTTNFPKNELVNFLQKTGVRFGADLNAYTGFDETVYMLPIPTDSAGLLEKGIQVLEDWAHGALLDPSEIEKERGVVLEESRMGRGAQQRMRDKFLKVILNNSRYAQRLPIGKDSILKSFKPETIKAFYQDWYRPDLMAVIAVGDFDVAKVEAIITEKFSSIKPPVNAKKRTKYEIPLDGTTQVAIVTDPEYPQNLIQLIYKQPNSKEKNLLDVRNNFAQELYNAMMGQRMQELTQKPNPPFLYGGSEYSDFLGNLDSYTSVALAKDAASMRTALTALLEENARVQKFGFTQPELDRAKKDFMNSIEQYYKERDKTKSANYVQEYLNHFLHDKPFMGIEAYYAFVQKNLESVSLAEINALAKKYITDQNRAVVVMGPEQSKAALPTEVDIRALLKDAGKDVTAYVDDVLDSPLLSNEPVAGKVTAEKTLEKLGVTELTLSNGAKVLLKPTEFKNDEILIKATGKGGYSLFPDERETGVFSSYLIQSGGVGPYNQTQLQKFLAGKTANAGPFISELTEGIGGSTNPKDLETTLQLVYAYFTAPRKDAELVKGILANQKAYLENMQKTLTPEKVYSDSLNAVLTSYNPKRQPLKPESVDKVILDRAVEMYKDRFSDASDFVFTFVGAFKVDAIKPLLEKYIGSLPSTERDDDFKHPNIYPPKGKIEKTIYKGLEPKSRVTLVSSGEYEYSPENNIQIEALQEVLQIKLIEALREEESGVYGVGVSESADKFPSGHYRFSIGFGCAPENVDKLVKRTQEEIEKIKKNGADPKDIEKFVAETQRKTEIAVKTNNFWLNYLDDNTFLGDDLDEIFQQDKLLKTVTVASTKAAAEKYFSDDNFIKVVLMPEKK, encoded by the coding sequence ATGAAAAAGGCATTCCTGGCCTTGTGTGTGGCCGCCTTGGGAATTTACTGCTCATCCTCCGTTTCAGCGCAAAATCTGGCCTCACAGAAAGTGATGCTTGATCCGAATGTAAAAACCGGAAAACTGAAAAACGGAATCACCTACTATATCCGAAGAAACAGCGAGCCCAGGAACCGGGCGGAGCTCAGACTTGCAGTAAAAGCCGGCTCCGTTCTTGAAACAGATGCGCAACAGGGACTGGCACACTTCATGGAGCACATGAATTTCAACGGCACGACCAATTTCCCTAAAAATGAACTGGTTAACTTCCTGCAAAAGACCGGAGTAAGGTTTGGCGCGGATTTGAATGCTTACACCGGATTTGACGAAACTGTGTATATGCTCCCTATCCCGACGGATTCGGCCGGGCTTCTTGAAAAAGGGATTCAGGTATTGGAAGACTGGGCGCACGGCGCTTTGCTCGACCCATCTGAAATTGAAAAGGAACGCGGAGTGGTACTCGAAGAATCCCGCATGGGCCGTGGTGCACAACAACGTATGCGTGACAAATTCCTGAAAGTAATATTGAATAATTCGCGTTATGCGCAGCGCCTGCCGATTGGGAAGGACAGCATTCTGAAATCTTTCAAACCAGAAACAATTAAGGCATTTTACCAGGATTGGTACCGCCCCGATCTGATGGCGGTGATTGCCGTGGGAGATTTTGACGTAGCCAAAGTGGAAGCGATCATTACAGAGAAATTCAGCTCGATTAAGCCGCCTGTCAATGCGAAGAAAAGGACCAAATACGAAATTCCCCTCGACGGCACTACGCAGGTAGCCATTGTAACGGATCCCGAATACCCGCAGAACCTGATCCAGCTGATCTATAAACAGCCGAACAGCAAAGAGAAAAACCTGCTAGACGTACGGAACAACTTCGCTCAGGAATTGTACAATGCCATGATGGGGCAAAGAATGCAGGAGCTTACCCAGAAGCCAAATCCGCCATTTCTATACGGAGGAAGTGAGTACAGCGATTTTCTTGGCAATTTGGACTCCTATACTTCTGTTGCACTTGCCAAAGATGCTGCTTCCATGCGGACTGCACTGACAGCCTTGCTGGAAGAAAATGCGAGGGTTCAAAAATTCGGTTTCACGCAGCCGGAGCTGGATCGCGCGAAAAAGGATTTTATGAATAGTATCGAGCAATATTACAAAGAGCGGGACAAGACCAAATCTGCCAATTATGTGCAGGAATATCTGAACCACTTTTTGCACGATAAGCCTTTTATGGGTATTGAAGCCTATTATGCATTTGTCCAGAAAAACCTGGAAAGCGTGAGTCTGGCGGAGATTAATGCGCTCGCGAAGAAATACATTACTGATCAAAACCGCGCTGTGGTAGTAATGGGGCCTGAACAAAGTAAGGCTGCATTGCCGACTGAAGTTGATATCCGCGCTTTGCTCAAAGATGCAGGTAAAGATGTAACAGCTTATGTAGATGACGTCCTCGATAGCCCGCTGCTCAGCAATGAACCGGTGGCCGGAAAAGTGACGGCGGAAAAAACATTGGAAAAATTAGGTGTAACGGAGCTTACACTTTCGAACGGAGCAAAAGTGCTTTTGAAACCTACTGAATTTAAAAATGATGAGATACTGATCAAAGCGACTGGAAAAGGTGGTTACTCTTTGTTTCCCGACGAACGCGAAACAGGTGTTTTCAGCAGTTACCTGATCCAGTCCGGTGGCGTGGGGCCTTATAACCAGACACAACTGCAGAAATTCCTCGCCGGAAAAACAGCGAATGCGGGCCCTTTTATCAGTGAACTTACAGAAGGAATAGGAGGCAGTACCAACCCGAAGGACCTGGAAACTACACTTCAACTGGTTTACGCGTATTTCACAGCACCCAGAAAAGATGCCGAGCTGGTAAAAGGAATTCTGGCTAATCAAAAAGCTTATCTGGAAAATATGCAGAAGACATTGACACCAGAAAAAGTGTATTCCGACTCATTGAATGCGGTTTTGACCAGTTACAACCCGAAACGTCAACCATTGAAACCGGAGAGTGTAGACAAAGTCATTCTCGACCGGGCCGTTGAAATGTACAAAGACCGTTTTTCTGACGCTTCTGATTTTGTGTTCACATTCGTAGGTGCATTCAAGGTCGATGCGATTAAACCGTTACTCGAAAAATACATTGGCAGCCTGCCTTCTACGGAGCGCGACGACGATTTTAAGCACCCGAATATCTATCCTCCAAAAGGAAAAATAGAGAAAACCATCTACAAGGGTTTAGAGCCCAAAAGCCGGGTTACCCTGGTTTCAAGCGGGGAATATGAATATAGTCCCGAAAACAATATCCAGATAGAGGCATTGCAGGAAGTACTGCAAATCAAGCTGATCGAGGCACTGCGTGAGGAAGAAAGCGGGGTCTATGGAGTAGGAGTTTCAGAATCTGCGGACAAATTTCCGAGTGGGCATTACCGGTTCAGCATCGGTTTCGGCTGCGCGCCGGAGAATGTGGATAAACTGGTGAAACGGACGCAGGAAGAAATCGAGAAGATCAAAAAGAATGGCGCTGATCCAAAAGACATTGAGAAGTTCGTGGCTGAAACGCAACGCAAAACCGAAATTGCTGTCAAAACCAACAACTTCTGGCTCAACTATCTGGACGACAATACCTTTCTGGGTGACGATCTGGATGAGATTTTTCAGCAGGATAAGTTACTGAAAACCGTTACCGTTGCCAGTACCAAAGCTGCGGCTGAAAAGTATTTCAGCGACGATAATTTCATCAAAGTTGTATTGATGCCTGAGAAGAAATAG
- a CDS encoding nicotinate phosphoribosyltransferase, producing MINKLYDTSLSLLTDLYQLTMAYGYWKARKAEQEAVFNLYFRKHPFQGGFTISCGLNSVIDYIQEFRFSREDLGYIGSLKGNDGHRLFEPGFLEYLENMELQCSIDAIPEGTVVFPNEPLMRVRGPILQCQLLETPLLNLVNFQSLIATKAARMRLVAKEDTLLEFGLRRAQGPDGGVTASRAAYIGGFDATSNLLAGKLYDIPVKGTHAHSWVMSFDTELEAFETYSRYLPNNVTLLVDTYDSLEGVRHAIEAGKSLRKRGYDLVGIRLDSGDLAYLSIESRKLLDEAGFEKTNIVASNDLDEYIMDSLKIQGAKINVWGIGTKLVTAYDQPALGGVYKLAAIRSKSGEWDYKLKLSEQAIKVSTPGIQQVRRFRDSKGFVSDMIFNIENPLIGKSTMVDPYDFTKNRSFAENTHFEDLLVPVFAKGQLIYSLPSIHEARARVQDQLAHFYKGIKRFVNPHTYPVGLEKHLFDMKTDLIMKLRNNEPEAL from the coding sequence ATGATCAATAAATTGTATGATACATCCCTGAGCCTGCTGACCGATCTGTACCAGCTTACGATGGCTTACGGGTATTGGAAAGCCCGTAAAGCAGAACAGGAAGCGGTTTTTAATCTCTATTTCAGAAAACATCCGTTTCAGGGCGGATTCACTATTTCCTGCGGGCTCAATAGTGTGATCGACTATATTCAGGAATTCCGTTTCAGCCGCGAAGATCTCGGTTATATTGGCTCATTGAAGGGAAATGACGGGCATAGGCTGTTCGAACCGGGCTTTCTGGAATACCTCGAAAACATGGAACTGCAATGCAGCATCGATGCGATTCCCGAAGGCACAGTCGTTTTTCCAAACGAACCTTTAATGAGAGTTCGGGGGCCGATATTGCAATGCCAGCTACTGGAAACGCCGCTGCTGAACCTCGTAAATTTTCAATCGCTTATCGCTACGAAGGCTGCCAGAATGCGGCTCGTCGCGAAGGAAGATACGCTGCTGGAATTTGGTTTGAGGCGCGCGCAGGGACCCGACGGCGGTGTAACCGCGAGCCGGGCTGCCTATATCGGCGGTTTTGACGCTACTTCGAATTTGCTTGCGGGGAAACTGTACGATATTCCGGTGAAAGGAACGCACGCGCACAGTTGGGTGATGTCTTTTGATACCGAGCTGGAAGCATTTGAAACCTATTCCAGGTATTTGCCCAATAATGTCACTTTGCTGGTAGATACCTACGATTCGCTGGAAGGGGTGCGCCATGCAATCGAGGCGGGGAAGTCACTGAGAAAACGTGGCTACGATCTCGTAGGTATCCGGCTTGACTCCGGCGATTTGGCTTATCTAAGTATAGAATCGCGGAAATTACTGGACGAGGCAGGGTTTGAAAAAACGAATATCGTCGCCAGCAACGATCTCGACGAGTACATTATGGACAGTCTGAAAATACAGGGAGCGAAAATCAATGTGTGGGGGATTGGTACCAAACTGGTCACTGCTTACGATCAGCCTGCATTGGGAGGCGTATACAAGCTTGCTGCGATCCGGTCGAAATCGGGTGAATGGGACTACAAATTGAAGCTGTCTGAGCAGGCAATCAAGGTTTCCACGCCAGGGATTCAGCAGGTCAGAAGGTTCAGGGATAGTAAAGGGTTTGTTTCGGATATGATATTCAATATTGAAAATCCCCTGATCGGAAAATCTACGATGGTCGATCCCTACGACTTTACTAAAAACCGCTCATTTGCGGAAAACACGCATTTCGAGGATTTGCTGGTGCCCGTTTTTGCGAAAGGCCAATTGATTTACAGCCTGCCTTCCATTCATGAAGCCAGGGCCCGGGTCCAGGATCAGCTGGCGCATTTTTACAAAGGCATTAAGCGGTTTGTCAATCCGCACACTTACCCCGTAGGCCTGGAAAAGCATTTGTTTGATATGAAAACCGATCTGATTATGAAACTGAGAAACAATGAGCCCGAAGCTTTGTAG
- a CDS encoding peptidase domain-containing ABC transporter, giving the protein MKQHDLTDCGATCLASVAAYYKLALPVARIRQYASTDKKGTNILGIIEAATKLGFNAKGIRVEFDQLPHVPVPIIAHVIIKQILHHYVVIYRVTASTVEVMDPARGELILMSHDEFKSIWTGVMVMIQPGDTFTEGNEKISVKQRFIFLLKPHRSVLMQVLLGAIIYTVLGLSTSIFLQKIVDNVLPEGNRNLLNLMGVIMIMILLFRVVINHAKTLLTIKTGQQIDTRLILGYYKHLLRLPQQFFDNMRVGEIISRINDAVKIRVFINDVLVGFAVNMFILLFSFMLMFTYYWKLALILLGVVPLYAIIYYFSNKMNKTTQRKLMESSAELEAQLVESIHSVSTIKRFGLEDFTNMRTETLFIGMLKSVYESNTNSLWIGDFSGFVSSAFTIILLWAGSLFVLNKIITPGELLSFYAIIGYFTGPVSSLIGMNRTIQDASIAADRLFEIMDIERESIENKAVLTPDMIGDIQFRNVHFRYGTRVTVFEGLDLVIPKNKITAVVGESGSGKTTLLALLQNIYSVEKGNILLGGFDIKYLTNDSLRQMVSAVPQDVHLFAGNVINNIAVGEFEPDMKKIVSICQELDIMKFIENLPNGFNTYIGENGTSLSGGQRQRLAIARALYRDPEILILDEATSSLDSKSEQHIQLAVQALRKRDKTIIIIAHRLSTVMNADKIIVLEQGKLIEEGSHKKLLNKKGKYYDMWKQQFPMLESVN; this is encoded by the coding sequence ATGAAGCAGCACGACCTTACCGACTGCGGCGCAACCTGCCTGGCGTCGGTCGCGGCATATTACAAGCTTGCTCTCCCGGTCGCACGTATCCGGCAATATGCCTCCACAGATAAAAAGGGAACTAATATCCTTGGTATCATTGAAGCAGCCACAAAGCTTGGGTTTAATGCAAAAGGTATCCGCGTGGAGTTTGACCAGTTGCCGCACGTGCCCGTTCCGATCATTGCACACGTGATAATCAAGCAGATATTGCATCATTATGTGGTAATATATCGTGTTACTGCCTCAACCGTGGAAGTAATGGACCCTGCACGCGGCGAGCTGATCCTGATGAGTCATGATGAGTTCAAAAGCATCTGGACGGGCGTAATGGTAATGATCCAGCCGGGCGATACTTTTACCGAAGGAAATGAGAAAATATCAGTAAAACAGCGTTTTATATTCCTGCTAAAACCGCACAGATCGGTGCTGATGCAGGTTTTACTGGGCGCGATCATTTACACGGTGCTGGGCTTATCTACTTCCATTTTTCTCCAGAAGATTGTCGATAACGTGCTGCCGGAGGGCAACCGTAACCTGCTGAATTTAATGGGCGTGATCATGATCATGATATTGCTATTCCGGGTTGTGATCAATCACGCTAAAACGTTGCTGACCATCAAAACCGGCCAGCAGATCGATACGCGGTTGATATTGGGTTACTACAAGCATTTGCTGCGACTACCCCAGCAGTTTTTCGATAATATGCGCGTCGGGGAGATCATCTCGAGGATTAACGATGCGGTAAAGATCAGGGTTTTTATCAATGATGTACTGGTCGGTTTCGCGGTCAACATGTTTATCCTGCTTTTTTCTTTTATGCTGATGTTCACGTACTATTGGAAACTGGCGCTGATCCTGCTGGGCGTAGTGCCGCTGTATGCGATCATCTACTATTTCTCTAATAAAATGAACAAAACTACTCAGCGGAAATTGATGGAAAGTTCAGCGGAGCTGGAAGCGCAGCTGGTCGAATCCATTCATTCCGTGAGTACGATCAAACGTTTCGGGTTGGAGGATTTCACCAATATGCGTACCGAAACCCTTTTTATCGGAATGCTGAAATCGGTGTATGAATCCAATACCAATTCACTCTGGATCGGCGATTTCAGTGGTTTTGTTTCGAGTGCGTTCACGATCATATTACTCTGGGCAGGTTCTCTTTTTGTTTTAAATAAGATCATTACCCCGGGAGAACTGCTCTCATTTTATGCGATTATCGGCTACTTCACCGGCCCGGTTTCCAGTCTGATCGGCATGAACAGGACGATTCAGGATGCAAGCATCGCAGCCGACCGATTGTTCGAGATCATGGATATTGAGCGGGAATCCATTGAAAACAAAGCGGTACTGACGCCGGACATGATCGGCGATATCCAGTTTCGCAATGTACATTTCAGGTACGGAACACGCGTTACCGTTTTTGAAGGGCTGGACCTGGTTATTCCTAAAAACAAAATTACAGCCGTAGTAGGTGAGAGCGGGTCCGGAAAAACTACGTTACTGGCCTTGCTACAAAACATTTATTCAGTCGAAAAAGGGAATATCCTGCTCGGGGGTTTTGATATTAAATACCTGACAAATGACAGTTTGCGTCAAATGGTGAGCGCGGTTCCGCAGGATGTACATTTGTTTGCCGGAAATGTAATCAACAATATTGCCGTGGGGGAATTTGAGCCTGATATGAAAAAGATTGTTTCTATTTGTCAGGAGCTGGATATTATGAAGTTTATTGAAAATCTGCCCAATGGTTTTAACACTTATATCGGTGAAAATGGTACCAGCTTGTCAGGCGGGCAGCGGCAGCGGCTGGCAATTGCCCGCGCATTGTACCGCGACCCGGAGATCCTTATATTAGACGAAGCCACTTCTTCGCTCGATTCGAAATCCGAGCAGCATATTCAGCTCGCAGTTCAGGCACTCAGAAAGCGCGACAAAACGATCATTATCATAGCCCACCGCCTCAGTACCGTGATGAATGCAGACAAAATAATAGTTTTGGAACAGGGAAAACTGATCGAGGAAGGTAGTCACAAGAAGCTTTTGAACAAAAAGGGCAAGTATTACGATATGTGGAAGCAGCAATTTCCGATGCTTGAAAGTGTCAACTAG
- a CDS encoding HlyD family secretion protein, which yields MENEISTVNNKIFPPEILQHTADYHFHEHNTRSNIVYQLAMLIMIAAFVSLFLIVVDVSVKSTGIIRSSDDRNEIKALVSGRLDSVFVSENQRVVKGQTLLKIESEILKEQNQLVNAQKSDFDNQIKDLKTLLHLSRTNNWSKKPGLTSGLYKQDFALFWQKITDAKTTLMTVEKDFARNKTLYDVKAISEAEFDRAQLIHATASNKIVTIMEEEEARWESELTQLQMKTRELSSQNKQYLREKDFYIVKAPISGTIQQLKGLQPGSIVSSNEFLAEISPDEMMVAEMYVLPKDIGLIQPGTKTRLQVDAYDYNQWGLVTGEVISISNDVYTNGKEPPFFKVRCKLDANSLTLKNGYVGKLKKGMTLQARFLVTERTLFQLLYDKADDWLNPNLVATTETPPLN from the coding sequence ATGGAAAACGAGATCAGTACAGTCAATAACAAGATATTCCCACCCGAAATATTGCAGCATACCGCTGACTATCATTTCCACGAGCACAACACCCGGTCGAACATCGTATACCAGCTTGCGATGCTGATCATGATTGCCGCGTTCGTATCGTTGTTCCTGATCGTAGTGGATGTGAGTGTGAAAAGTACTGGCATTATCCGGTCGTCCGACGACCGCAACGAGATCAAGGCCCTGGTGAGCGGGCGTCTGGATTCGGTATTCGTTTCGGAAAACCAGCGGGTCGTGAAAGGGCAGACGCTGCTAAAAATTGAGTCAGAGATTTTGAAAGAGCAAAATCAACTCGTAAACGCGCAAAAAAGCGATTTCGACAATCAAATCAAAGATTTAAAGACGCTTCTGCATCTAAGCCGGACCAATAACTGGAGTAAAAAGCCCGGGTTGACCAGCGGCTTGTATAAGCAGGATTTTGCATTGTTCTGGCAAAAAATAACGGACGCAAAAACCACATTAATGACCGTTGAAAAGGATTTTGCGAGAAATAAAACACTGTACGATGTAAAAGCGATTTCAGAAGCCGAGTTTGACCGCGCCCAACTTATACACGCCACCGCCAGCAACAAGATCGTAACGATCATGGAAGAAGAGGAGGCTCGCTGGGAATCTGAACTGACCCAGTTGCAGATGAAAACCCGTGAACTAAGCTCACAAAACAAGCAATATCTCCGTGAAAAGGATTTTTACATTGTTAAAGCGCCCATTAGCGGCACGATCCAGCAGCTCAAAGGGTTACAGCCGGGAAGTATCGTTTCATCCAATGAATTCCTCGCCGAAATATCGCCCGATGAAATGATGGTAGCCGAAATGTATGTATTACCGAAGGATATTGGTCTGATCCAGCCGGGCACCAAAACCCGTCTGCAGGTGGATGCATACGATTACAATCAATGGGGACTGGTCACAGGAGAGGTGATATCGATTTCAAACGATGTGTACACGAACGGGAAAGAACCGCCATTTTTTAAAGTAAGGTGTAAACTTGATGCCAATTCACTTACCCTCAAAAATGGCTATGTTGGTAAGTTGAAAAAGGGAATGACTTTGCAGGCGCGTTTTCTGGTGACTGAAAGAACGTTATTCCAGCTCCTTTACGACAAAGCCGACGATTGGCTGAACCCCAATCTAGTCGCTACTACTGAAACCCCACCTCTAAACTGA
- a CDS encoding helix-turn-helix domain-containing protein yields MEQTIEAKIRSVALNIRKIREYRNYTQEYLAMKLGISQNAYSKIELAYTRITLERLIQIAQILEVDSVDLIKGNPEDLVRLHTTD; encoded by the coding sequence ATGGAGCAGACGATAGAGGCAAAAATCAGATCCGTGGCGCTGAACATCCGTAAAATCAGGGAGTATAGGAATTACACACAGGAATACCTCGCGATGAAACTGGGTATTTCACAAAATGCTTACAGTAAGATTGAGCTTGCCTATACGCGCATTACGCTGGAAAGGTTGATCCAGATTGCGCAAATCCTGGAAGTAGATTCAGTTGACCTTATTAAAGGTAATCCGGAAGATCTGGTGAGATTGCACACAACAGACTAA
- a CDS encoding glycine--tRNA ligase: protein MNPSPATSLQDIVGHAKEYGFVFPSSEIYDGLQAVYDYGQNGVELKNNLKAAWWKAMTQLHDNIVGIDAAIFMHPLTWKASGHVDGFNDPMIDNKDSKKRYRADQLLEGKAEQYAAEGNEAKSQELLAEMGRLLSAEDLNGVRELIISENIKCPVSGTTNWTEVRQFNLMFSTQVGSVAEDSNMIYLRPETAQGIFVNFLNVQKSGRMKVPFGIAQIGKAFRNEIVARQFTFRMREFEQMEMQFFIRPGTEMAWYESWKEARMKFHKAIGLPADKLKFHDHEKLAHYANAAVDIEFQFPFGFREIEGIHSRTDFDLRNHQELSKKKQQYFDSDLDENGKPYGNYIPYVVETSVGADRLFLAAFCNAYTVETVGEGETQKERTYLKLHPALAPFKVAVLPLVKKDGLAEKAQAIANSLKSSFRTTYDDGAAIGKRYTRQDLIGTPFCIAVDYQTMEDDTVTIRHRDSMEQERVAISELKEKIGYQVAIERILEAI, encoded by the coding sequence ATGAACCCATCACCCGCTACCTCTTTACAAGACATCGTAGGGCACGCCAAAGAATACGGCTTCGTTTTTCCTTCTTCTGAAATATATGACGGTCTGCAGGCTGTTTATGATTATGGCCAGAATGGCGTCGAACTTAAAAATAACCTGAAAGCAGCCTGGTGGAAGGCTATGACGCAGCTTCACGATAATATCGTGGGTATCGATGCGGCCATTTTTATGCACCCGCTTACCTGGAAAGCGTCAGGCCATGTCGATGGGTTCAATGATCCTATGATCGACAATAAGGATTCCAAAAAGCGTTACCGTGCCGATCAGCTGCTCGAAGGCAAAGCAGAGCAGTATGCAGCGGAAGGTAATGAAGCTAAATCACAGGAATTGCTTGCGGAAATGGGCCGGTTGCTGAGTGCCGAAGATCTCAATGGCGTTCGCGAGCTGATCATTTCTGAAAATATCAAATGCCCGGTATCGGGTACGACCAACTGGACTGAAGTGCGCCAGTTTAACCTGATGTTCAGCACGCAGGTAGGCTCGGTTGCGGAAGATTCGAATATGATCTATTTGCGTCCTGAAACCGCACAGGGGATTTTTGTCAATTTTTTGAATGTGCAAAAAAGCGGACGGATGAAGGTCCCGTTTGGGATTGCACAGATCGGGAAGGCATTCAGAAATGAGATCGTGGCGCGGCAATTTACTTTCCGCATGCGGGAATTTGAACAAATGGAAATGCAGTTTTTCATTCGTCCCGGTACCGAAATGGCGTGGTACGAATCATGGAAAGAGGCGCGCATGAAGTTCCATAAGGCGATTGGACTACCCGCAGACAAGCTGAAATTCCATGACCACGAAAAACTGGCACATTACGCCAACGCAGCAGTTGATATTGAATTCCAGTTTCCATTTGGTTTCCGGGAAATAGAAGGTATCCACTCGCGTACAGACTTTGACCTGCGTAATCACCAGGAGCTATCGAAGAAAAAGCAACAGTATTTCGACTCCGATCTGGATGAAAACGGGAAACCTTACGGAAACTACATTCCTTACGTGGTGGAAACTTCGGTAGGTGCGGACCGTCTGTTCCTCGCTGCTTTTTGCAATGCATACACCGTCGAAACGGTAGGTGAAGGCGAAACCCAGAAAGAGCGTACTTATCTGAAATTGCACCCGGCACTGGCGCCTTTTAAAGTAGCTGTGCTCCCGCTCGTTAAAAAGGACGGACTGGCTGAGAAGGCACAGGCTATCGCGAATTCGCTTAAATCTTCATTTAGAACAACTTATGATGATGGAGCGGCGATTGGAAAACGTTATACCCGCCAGGACCTGATCGGAACGCCGTTTTGCATCGCGGTGGATTATCAGACCATGGAAGATGATACCGTAACGATCCGTCACCGCGATTCAATGGAGCAGGAGCGCGTTGCAATCAGTGAGTTGAAAGAAAAGATAGGTTACCAGGTGGCAATTGAGCGTATTCTGGAAGCGATCTGA